A portion of the Melitaea cinxia chromosome 1, ilMelCinx1.1, whole genome shotgun sequence genome contains these proteins:
- the LOC123656322 gene encoding regulator of microtubule dynamics protein 1-like yields MGSRIITLEALTFQKIFKNFYKSSIPQIMLCRTHTFTFSGLWFLWPTNANKNSSNVKEINLIPSITEMADKTFEMGKYEESYNLLIKYKIQNDVEIKWRICRALYNMAKDPKYNKKIKNELISQAYDIIVEEVQTNSNNYAIQKWYALILDARSSNEGIQTKIEELENVKRHMDLAVKLNPSDAGLLHMLGEWCYQITELPWHQRKTADAIFAKLPHSTYEDALQYYLKAEEAQPRFYSINLLRIGRCYLKLKKEDQAKYYLKLAASYPAKSDDDHRANKEATELLKKLK; encoded by the exons ATGGGTTCAAGAATTATAACACTAGAAGCCTTAACGTTCCAAAAgatctttaaaaatttttacaaatcaaGCATTCCACAG aTTATGTTGTGTAGGACACATACCTTTACATTCTCTGGCCTTTGGTTTTTATGGCCTACAAATGCAAACAAAAATAGTTCAAATGTAaaggaaattaatttaattccaTCCATAACAGAAATGGCTGACAAAACATTTGAGATGGGTAAATACGAGGAAAGTTACAATTTACTCATAAAATATAAg ATTCAAAATGATGTAGAAATAAAGTGGAGGATATGCCGTGCTCTGTACAATATGGCAAAAGATccaaaatacaacaaaaaaattaaaaatgaattaatttctCAAGCTTATGACATTATAGTTGAGGAAGTTCAAACTAACTCAAATAATTATGCTATTCAAAAATGGTATGCTTTAATATTGGATGCTAGAAGCTCTAATGAAGGTATCCAAACAAAAATAGAAGAATTAGAGAATGTCAAGAGACACATGGAT CTAGCTGTTAAATTAAATCCAAGTGATGCTGGTCTTTTACATATGCTAGGTGAATGGTGTTACCAGATAACAGAATTGCCATGGCATCAAAGAAAAACCGCTGATGCTATTTTTGCTAAGCTACCCCATTCTACGTATGAAGATGCACttcagtattatttaaaagcGGAGGAAGCACAGCCAAGATTTTACAGTATTAATCTTCTCAGAATTGGTCGTTGTTACCTTAAGCTTAAAAAAGAAGATCAGGCAAAATATTATCTCAAATTAGCTGCAAGTTACCCTGCAAAATCTGATGATGATCATCGAGCAAATAAAGAAGCGACAgagttgttaaaaaaattaaaataa